The proteins below come from a single Gordonia sp. X0973 genomic window:
- a CDS encoding PadR family transcriptional regulator, whose translation MSGNRTPEIGGDAFAADLLRGHTDTIVLGVLRTTDRYGFEIHKTIRDAAGGAAEIKEATLYATFRRLVRDGLVEAYWGEESQGGRRKYYRITDAGRAVYQRNVTAWQVTERIINTLLDLPSPRSDDDH comes from the coding sequence GTGAGCGGCAATCGGACACCCGAGATCGGCGGCGACGCGTTCGCCGCCGATCTGCTGCGCGGGCACACCGACACGATCGTGCTCGGCGTCCTGCGCACCACCGATCGCTACGGCTTCGAAATCCACAAGACGATTCGCGACGCCGCCGGCGGTGCCGCCGAGATCAAAGAGGCCACGTTGTACGCGACCTTCCGCCGCCTCGTGCGCGACGGCCTGGTCGAGGCCTACTGGGGTGAAGAGAGCCAGGGCGGGCGTCGCAAGTACTACCGGATCACCGATGCCGGCCGTGCGGTCTACCAGCGCAACGTCACAGCCTGGCAGGTCACCGAGCGCATCATCAACACCCTTCTCGACCTCCCCTCCCCTAGGAGCGACGATGACCATTGA